tccctctaaaaaaattgtgactgctccgtcggcggggtcaccggccgtccggctcatgacgtcacctgaggtGCGCGCCTgttggtggaggctcgtgtgcatccgcctttgaggggaaatgccgctgccttctaaagttgtacccgactatagcaaCATTTTATTCCAATTACCCCAGGAGTTTTGCACAAAACTAATTCGTTTCGTAGGTGCcactttcccagagctcgccccgcgacgttcttttgtcgcagtggcggactgctgtcggcccgtgCAGGCGTTGACAAAGCGACTCCAGCGAGCtcgcttttttcttgtttttttttttgcgcaaggcAATTGCGAGGCAAGCTgtacgatgacagctttgaacTGCAGCTGCCAGCTGTTGCTTAAATTCATCAAGTTGTAGTTGGTAGAAAGTTGTCCGTGCAATATTCTAGCGCTGTTTATCAGCTTTGATTTCGAAAAtaaattttccttctttctgtctgcAACTGCGGCTGCGTTTTTGTTTATtgaattcctgagcgagcgaggctcACCTCAAACACCATCTCAAAAACACTCTCAATTGGTGCGGTAATTGCGCAggttaaagtgaaaaaaaaaaccattattTGCATggcgaaacttgcagcgcacaaagaaggacacgaacaaagaaagtgaagacaggacgACAGTGGCTGCACACGTGACAATGCGTAGCACTTTAAGTGCTCTTTTCATTGTGTTCCTTTCCCCTAGTTTCCTtctattttattatttttctttgttagccCAGCCAGCAGCCTCGGCGCCTGCGCGCTACTGGTCAACGTACGTGTATCTCTGCTTAtactgaaatgcaaaaaaagacgcgtaccatcaaggaaggaTTCAAGACAGAACAGAATAGGGCGTCTATAGTTATCCTGACGCCCTATTCTGTTCTGTCTTGAAtctttccttgatggtacgcgtcgtTCTTGCCTCTCAGTAAGAATACCCGAAGAACAAGTTTTACTAAGTATATGTATCCCCTTGGCTCATTAAACAGCCTtttggaagtaagcgcatcgtccTGTCCTCACTTTCTTTGTTCGTGGCCTTCGCTGTGCGGTGGAAGTTTTGCCATGcatgtatcaccaccaacaagccccCCGCGTTCATCCTTTCAAAATTGTTTATGTGCGTAAATTGTTTATGTGCTCAAaggccagggaggctagtggaagacaaggtcttccgtcctccatctgagcggtctggcccggaccagctactagccggatctcgcaataaagttgtttcattgattaaatgttttttttttttttaacacgatggcgttaaagagctcgtttcgcagaaattccggtgtcagcgtcggtgtcggcgtctttggttgtgagcgaaaatcatcatcttgtccttgaccaaaaaaaaaaaaaaaatcgagaaagctgcaaataaaataaataataaaatgttggGCCAGAGTGAggatcaaacccaggccgtctgcgtggcaagcatgcAGGGTTCtataccacacagccacgcctctgcttggaactgcactgaaagtatattttcatgcttcacaaacatacgcgtcctgtatacaggtgtcacagtacgagatgtattaTCGCAGTAATACTGCGTGGTACAAGcttacattgccatcgggcgtcacaccatgtcaatatcataacgacttagtggtttaaagacagccacccattacaaaaggcacacacattactgcgcgtttTCCATTAAGAccacgtatacatatatatagtgggcccatcgcaacttcgaaaaagtttctcgtgcataattgttcctggtttaaagcatgctacccattacataaggcacacatgCACCTTGGTGcacgcattctgttacacactgatatttcgaaaaaaaagatGTAACGCGCACAGACGTTAATTCTCTCACGCCACCGGCCTCTTGACACGCTCGTGATAGATTCTGCAgcgtctacaagcgccaaccacactgcgGTGCCTTcttcatcggcgagttttggtggggcatcagtgtcaagtggcgcacgacaacgagggcggcaACGAAAGACGAAGGCAGAGAAAGCAGACACCAAAGATCGGCGTACTGCGGCTATGAAGCCACTTCgtactttgtcaattacattgcagtaatgcacaatctgaacttctcgagtaacaatGTACAACAAGAAGTATGCATGCGCActataggggcaggatatcgctatcgcgttcaacttttttttttttttcgaaactatgccgtttaagcatttctttatatCGCGACAAAAtctgcgcttcttttttttttttttttgttagtagaAGCATTCCGCCAGAATCACTGTAAGTTTGTTGGAGCAGTAATGTTTTCCAGTGAGCGTTGATGAAATGTCATTTTGTGTTTAATGTCGCACTGAGAAAAACagcttcaccatgtgccacacAGTTATAGAAGTCATCACATGTACCTCTACGGGAAACTTTAGGCCGCTATAATATTGCTAGGATTCGGCACGTTTCTGCAACGTATACTCTATTTAAAACGGTATTTCCGGTAAAATTGTTGTCTGGGCTATATCTTATGTGAGACATAAATATGAGCCTTACAATATGGTtactgtgggttcctgcagcgaagACGCACCGATTAAAGTTTCTGACAACGAAGTAACGACAGAAGTAAcccgcgttactttttttcggttacggtaacgcgttaccgtaaCGTAACGTATAGGGCGGTATAACGCGCTCCTTTTTTGTCAGCCGTAACGAGTAACGCATTTAGTTACTTTGGTAACGCCACACTGTCTGTAATACAGTATGGTACGCTGTTAAAAAGATGCGTAATGAACACAAATTAATCATTTCCTCCCCTTTTccctataaaaaaagaaatggctaatATACTATGTCGACTATAAGTAACCACAGGCGGCACCAAAAGTTTACGGAACATATACAGGAAGTTTTCATTTATGTTCAGTTAATTTATGACGCTTATAATTTAATAGATAACTGTGCACGTTGCTAAAACTACTAAATGCTGAAACTTTTATTTAGAGGTCATATACACATGTTCGAAATCAGGACAAGCGGGAATCTGTAGCATTTTCGTAAATATTGCGTCCCGTCAGGTTTTGTTGATATGTGTACGCACTTGTACGCacttaaacaaacaaacaaaaaagaagtccGCCGGCTTTTACATCGCGAATATGATGAGCAGTTATAGATGCATAGATAATTAATTGCGCGATACCATTAAGAGTTGATTATGTACTGTTTACAGATACGATGCATGCGCCAGTAAAACTGCCCGTTCGACGGTGCACGTATATGCGATGATACCACGTGTGACATTTCGAAATTGGGCCTATGCCTTGCGTTATACAGTGTATACTTCTGCACGGGACCAAAATCTTTGAGAACGCAAGGAGATGTTTATAATGTATACTGAGGGATGAAACGGTATCCTTTATTGTTATACGGCGATTCATTCAATTCAGTTTTTTTCTGCGGTAATGTAATCGCATCGAATCGAGAAGACGCGAAAAATATTTAGAGAAAATCTTGCAGGTTTATGTGGCCACTGGTCAATTCACGACTGCGGACGAACGATGCTCAGCAGAGGACGGACATGTATACGTTGTTTATACgaagaatgaaataaaaaaaagtctgATATAAAGCAGGAGAATAATATGTTGATGTCCTATTTGATACGCGTCCATGAATACCGGTTCAGCTTCACGACAATATATGACTCCGATAAATTGAAGGACACGGGTGCTCGTGAGATGGTTGAGGCTATTTCACGTTCGAGCGAGTCGTTCGCAGTGCACTGGTGACAcgtccgttaaaaaaaaaagttaacgtgATTTAATCAGGTGATTATCCATCGAGTCTGCGCTTTTACGAACGGCAATGTCGCGCATATGTGTCTTGCAGaactaaaataataataataataataaatgtagtGTGCACGTCACtggcgtaggggggggggggggtaaattgACCAATTTTGCATTTGTATATGCACAACATGTATAAAATAAAAGTGACCcatgccgccccccccccccccccccccccctcccgagaaaaatttctggccacgccaCTGCTGCTCGTAATCAAAAACATACTTGTGCATATACATTCAGGCCACACCAGGTGTGGCACTTTTACGTTATGGTAAAACGTCAAGCCGAACGAAATATACGCAAAGGGAAATGCCGGTCGCACTTGCCATCATACGTCGTCGAGTTCCCAACCGCAGCGCGCACCTTCAGCGTGTGCCGTGCAATACAGGAAGACCGGCGAAGCGGCACGCGACGCGAGCACTCGTCCCGTCGTATCTGGTGATATACGACAGCCATTAAAAGAAGAGCGGCTTCTATGGTAGCCGCTGTCTTTAAACGATTCGGCTGCGAATGGCTTCTTCCCCCACCATTCGCACCGTTTACAGCTCCGTCCCCCCGATAATCTGAGCAGGGGAGGGGGCCCGCGGTGCTTCAACCGTCGTCGGCACTGCAGGTCCCGTCATGATGCGGAGAGGTCCCTTCGGAACAATCGTGAACAGGTGTAAGTGACAGTTTTAGCGTTTGGAAGTGACGCGGACAGTGATGTATGCATATAGACTAGTCTCGTTAACGACCGGACATATGTTTGCGTGGCCGTGCGTGCGCGTTGGCCCGTGGTTGAGTGTCATGGACATGAAACTCGGGTCTCTGATGTGGAGGACACCGCGCGGCTTCTGCGATGCCATGAGCGACGTCCATAAAGTGGACGCACCAAACTGTTATTAAGTGCGGGGTATTATCCATTCTGGTTTGTCAAGACGCTCGACCAGATGACGCGAAAACGCGTCCTCGTACGTCTCAAATGCTGCACGTCGTGAACGGGGAATACAGGTGAGACAAGATGCTCACCGGGGTTTGGTTGCACCTGGTACGAGGGCTTCATCATCCACTCGTAGGGCGACCTCGCCGGCGCGGGCCTGGACACCGGCTGCGGCTGCACGAGTCCCGGCGAAGGCGTGCCGCCGCTCAGGTCCGACGGGGCCAGGCCGGAGTCCGGGCTCGTGGTCGGAGGTTCGGGCACCACCGCGTAGCCTCCGTACAGACCCTGAGGCTgcggctgttgctgctgctgttgctgaagCGCGGCCCAGTCGTCGTAGCGGTAGCCGCCGCCGCCCCCGGTCCAGTCGACGGCGTCTACCAGGCCTCCGTGCACGGTGGCTCCGAAGCCGGCATACTGCGGGGGCGGCGAGCAGCTGGTCGGGTAGCAGGTGGCCGCCGCGTACTGGAACGCCGCCGCCGCGGTCCCAACTTCTTGCCGCGCCGGAAACATGGTGCGCTCTGCTTACCGGCGAGCGTTCGCGGACAGCGGCGCCTTCCCGGACGTCCGAGAGGGCCTCCAGGACTCCGCCTACCGACGGGACCGCCCCACTCGGTGGGCAGGACCCGCGCGTCCCGCCTCGCGGCACAGACGGCGCTGCTTGCGCCTCTGATTTACGGGGCGTCCGCGGTCGAAAGGCGAGAGATGAGAGGCCCGTTTCGCGGACCGCTGCTCGCCGCGATGGGTCTGCGAGACTGAGCATGACACTGCGCCACGGGCCTCTCTGTATCgaagagcacacacacacacacacaccgccgccCGCGTTTATTGTTTTACCGTATGCAGCGTCGATGATCCTTTCCGGTGACACCCCCTTCCTCCGTTTTGACCCGCGCGCCATTTCACGGGCTTCCCCAAATGAGACGGCGTTTCCCCGAGCTTCGCTTTTATATACACTGTCATTCTTCTCGCGTGGAGGGGTCAACGAGGTGTGCGTGCGTAGTTGTGCTAGGTCTGTTTAGCGTTCATCCTGACGACAGCGTGACAAGCGAGGCGAGGCTCACGGCGGGCGCCTTTTCACTCAACTGGTCGAGGTGAGCTGCGACGTTTCGCGATTTTTCGCTATAATCGGCGACGTTTTTATTCCGAAAGCGCCTGCGTGTCGTGGCATGCGACCGCACAACGACAGATGCCAGCGTACAACATCTGTCCACTGACCGCGCATATGTAATTTTCAGCCCTTTTCCTCACGGTGTTCTTCCACGGGTTGCTTATTTAGCCCTAACCAGCTTCAACCTCATCGCTCTATCTACATCCTCGGGAGTCTCTAACTGTTTTCCTTTCTCAGCAGCTTTTCTGTTACAAGTTCGATGTGACATGCTTTCCTCTTCATCTCGACTATAGACTATCATCTACACCTGTCTTAATCTCCTCTTTCAGACTGTAATGCCAGGTCTTCCAGTTTCGTTTCCACATCTGGCTGCGcagtagttttctttctttctttctttctttctttctttctttctttctttctttctttctttctttcacttgcGCTTCGTAAATGTAGTTTCGTACAGTGACATGATATAGTAACTACATATGCATTTCTTATTCGCAAGGATATCGCTAAACGTACATCCATAGAGGCGTGACTTAGCAGTGTACATATGTACAGTCAGTCGTGGGCACGTGCTCAAAGCGATTTGATTTGTCAGTAACTCACTGGTTCGATTTCTTTCATTTCTTGTACATATCTATTCTGATCTTCCAGCACTTTTTTTTCCAATCtgtactcaaaaaaaaaaaaaaggaaacattcgCGTGCTGCGTTAAACACTGTCATGAACTATATTATACCTTGCAGCCCGCCCAAGCTTCTACCCTTGAATACATAGACGAAAATGTAGCTCATGTTCACGCGGCTTATGAGGCGGAAGTAACGAGAGATTCCATTCGGTCGCGTTCACTCCGCGCACGTCTATACCTGTAGTCTTTACAATATGGCCTTGTTATGTTGCATATCGTTAAGTGGATATTGAGAATCGACGTATCAGTACTGCGAAGCAAGCCTCAATATAGTCTCCCACCGGAATATCATTCAAGAGAAGAGAGGAATCCATAAGCAGGGAAATTAGCCTGTGTGTATGTATACCGGCTGGATGTATGTATGCTCTGCATGAGCAGCAAGGGCCAAGCTATAGGCGGAACACTGCAGAAGTGTTTCTTTAACTCGAAATATTCCTGACGAAATACGTAGCCGTAATAGATATATGGATACTGCGTTTCACACATTGTGCAGCACTGTGGCGGAGATTTCTTTTATAtccttcacaaaaaaaaagtttggtgTTTTTATTAGAAAATACGCGAAATAGTTCTTTCTTTACACACTAAGCAATAAGCgaggacataggcgtgcgcagggttccccatcaggggcgaaggttcatcgcagcgctccccccccccccacctactaagtcaatgtatggggcagattttgcgcccccccccccctttctttggTGATTAGGGGAGACTGCAGCCACCCCGCCCCCCCTGccttccctgtgcgcacgcctatggcgaggATATAGTTATATGTagggttccgtgttttcggagtttatttttcttgaaattcggagggcgtTTTTCGGAGCTTATTCCGCGTGAATCTcgaattctccgaaattcggtgtttaattttgcattataagttgttgcaatgtgttcttattaatTTTACTTCCAATTAAAATatgttgcattgttgctgataatcctgtttctccatcctttcattttcTCTCACTTCCTCTTCATTCACCCTgctaataaggctgttgatgttcgctgctgtaaactcgccaaagtgtacttttaAGGTGGGCAGGAATTACAGTTAAGATGATTCTCAGCTTTTTCTTCCAGCCTCCCCCATCTTCTTTATGATAagtaaaggacctattattattactattctcaatactccgatatcttagatgaaataatatctgaacacgaaaacatgcaaacgctctaagtgtattttagatgtctggaaggttcgaacgcacaaacacatacacatacaagcacaattacctgaatacaaaacacctacgtttgttcgtattacaacttTAAAGCttcttgtaatagacgcaagcatatttttcGAGGTTGCTGTCACTGATGGAGGTGTGCTCGTTTCAactgatgattctcagctttgaaaatgcccttttaaaaccgtagtttatcggataaatccgaaatgTCAAAAAtcttaccggcgagtgtttatcggacttttttggatttatccgaaaacacggagccttatAGTTATCTAACAATTTCTGCTAATTGTGCAGTTGTTataatacgtttttttttaacgttttaCGGTTCATTGCATTCCTTTCCAAAGTTTTTCATTCGGCGCCCACGCGCAAGCTCGCGAGCATTCTTCAAAAGCTGATCACAAAACGCGCTGTGTTATACATTTTTCTCATGAAATCTTTCGCATAAGTTCACAGCGTTGTGCACGCAATGTAAAGATGAAGCACATTATATATTGCATATACAGTTCGTAGATTTTGCGTTACAAAATTATGACAAAACAAAATTGTGATCAGGCGAATTCAGACTTGAATCGTGTATCCTCCGTGACGCGGATGAAGAATTTGGGCTAATGTTGCATTATTATAGGGGCTCAAAAAAGAACATTCGCTTTCCTGCACAAAATCAATCACAGTGCCGTATTAACTCCTTGAAGTATTATATTCCATAAGCGACCATACAGTGATGTTAATAATTTCCGAAGCTATATATTAAAAGACGTTCACTGAATGCTTTGATTCTCGCATCAATTGAGGGCACACGTTGTAGTTGCGAAACTAAAGCAGAGTCGTATAGAGCGAAGTTACATATGCTTACGGTATATATAGAAATCCCAAGGCTAACACCACAATCAAGTTATCACAGAAATGCGGGGGAAAAAAGCGTCGGTGGTTCATTCAAGATGGCAGTTAGCAATGAAATACGGGCTGACTGATCCCTCAGACACTGTGCATCGAAGGTGGCAGCTAACTGCTCAGGTGTGCATGCTTTGGAGAAACATTTACCGTTTGTGACATGTTTCACATCTATACTAAACTAATGACATATCTATAAATCGGTGTTAGTCTCTGTATAAACATTTCTGTTTTTTGGTTTCGCTGTACCTTTCAGCTTCAGTTTTGTAATTGCAAATTGGCCACTAGTCTTAATAATTTAACATTTAAATGGTACACATAAAATTTACCTATGTGGTCACTGCGGATTCCCATAAAGATAATTTCCGTCCAATAAACTTATttttgaagtaaaaaaaaaaggaaggagtgCGTGCAGAATCCACACGCATGTTGGGATCTATGTGAAGCAAAGTTTCGGCAAAACAGTTAATTTAATGCTGATAAACCAACGGCGATACGTAAGGTGCAATGTCGCACTAAGATTGTGTTGCTCTCTCTTTTCTCCCGCCTTCCATGCACTTTTCTTTTGCACTCTACATACGGCTATACGTATAGTCCAATGTCATGTAATGCCAATGCTCACGCGCTACATGGTTCACAGGCAATCGTGAAACTCGAACACCAAGCTCAAGCGGACTCAGGCTGTGACATCTCGATGCAGAGATGTTATAAGGGCAAATGCGGTGTATGTTACACTTATCCACGAAATAAAGGTTGTGACAGGTGTATAAATTACATATCACATCATATGCACTTCATATACGCATCCCGTTCACTATGACAAATGTGTTACGCACACCTAAATGCATTTTAGGATTCCTGGCCTGTTGTCTCACAGTGACACGTATCCAGGAGATCGAGTTGGAAAATCGAGTCATGTTAACGAAGGAATCCATTGAATATTAACACTACCTAATGTTTATGGAATGTGTCCTTTAGAATACGTGTATGACCTGAATGCATTATCTACATCAATGTAATTTATTGGTTACGCTGAAGAGAAATGCTCCCACTGACCTTCCTTTGACGGTCAGCACGCAGGCCTATCATGCAAGCCCGCTTGCTGCACTTGCATCCCGCATTCATTCGTAGGACGTTTATTCATAAACACAGCCA
This window of the Rhipicephalus sanguineus isolate Rsan-2018 chromosome 2, BIME_Rsan_1.4, whole genome shotgun sequence genome carries:
- the LOC119382804 gene encoding homeobox protein CDX-1 isoform X2, with product MFPARQEVGTAAAAFQYAAATCYPTSCSPPPQYAGFGATVHGGLVDAVDWTGGGGGYRYDDWAALQQQQQQQPQPQGLYGGYAVVPEPPTTSPDSGLAPSDLSGGTPSPGLVQPQPVSRPAPARSPYEWMMKPSYQVQPNPGKTRTKDKYRVVYSDHQRLELEKEFHYSRYITIRRKAELASMLGLSERQVKIWFQNRRAKDRKQAKKQEEMLHRELVKAEPVPTATLPPFSAAAAPTDGYS
- the LOC119382804 gene encoding homeobox protein CHOX-CAD isoform X1; this translates as MFPARQEVGTAAAAFQYAAATCYPTSCSPPPQYAGFGATVHGGLVDAVDWTGGGGGYRYDDWAALQQQQQQQPQPQGLYGGYAVVPEPPTTSPDSGLAPSDLSGGTPSPGLVQPQPVSRPAPARSPYEWMMKPSYQVQPNPAARCAFNTVCFAIPLLDEAGKTRTKDKYRVVYSDHQRLELEKEFHYSRYITIRRKAELASMLGLSERQVKIWFQNRRAKDRKQAKKQEEMLHRELVKAEPVPTATLPPFSAAAAPTDGYS